The following DNA comes from Paenibacillus crassostreae.
CTGGCATTCATTCAACGGGACGAATGCTATTTAGCAAGGCAATCGAGCTAGAAGTCATCAAGATTGATCCAACGCAATATGCAAAGCTACCTCGCCACCAGAAAACAGTTGAGGAAATTGAAGCGGAAGAAAACAAGGTCAAATATCTTGAAAAGCATGAGCTGTCTAAGCTTCTTCAAACAGCCCGAGAGCACGGTTTAACGAACGATTATGTAATTTTCCTGACTCTGGCTTATAGTGGCTTACGAGTCGGAGAGCTATGTGCATTAACATGGAATAGTTTGTCATTTATTGAAAATACGCTGTCCGTAACGAAGACCTATTATAATCCTACTAATCGAGCAACGGAGTATCATTTACTAACACCTAAGACAAGCACATCGAAACGAACCATCGAAATAGACCCAAATGTATTTAAGGAGCTTGAAAAGCTAAAAGCCCGTCAAAATGAGCTTAAAATGCTTCATCGGGATGTGTATTATGATCAAGATTTCGTATTTGCCAAAACAGAGAAGGATATGGGCTATCCTGAGTTCATTAAGACAATCCAGAACCGTTTGAGAAGGCTTCTACGGATCGCTGGCTTGAATGAGACACTAACCCCTCACTCTCTGCGTCACACGCATACCTCATTGCTTGCCGAGGCTGGAGTTGGCATTCATGAGATTATGGAAAGATTAGGACACCAGGACGACGAAATTACAAAACGTGTTTATCTCCACGTCACCAAAACTATGAAAAAAGAAGCTTCTCAGAAGTTCAGTGAACTCATGCAAAACTTGTAATACTAAGGGCTATTGTTTTAATAGTCCTTCTATTATCTTTTTGTATTATCAATGGCTTGTTGCTGGTCATGTAATTTCTCTAACTCATCAACAAACCTTATTATTTCATCCGTTATGACTTCTATTAAATTATATAATTCATTCACATCAGGTTCCGCAACTTCTGCCAATTCTTCATGTCGATCAAAAGCACGTTGGGACGCTATCTCTGTAGCCTCATCTAGTTCATCATAATATGAAAGTTCATCACTGATTAGTTCACAAGCAAAATCTTGATGATCAAAGAATGCTAATTCATATATAGGTGATTCTTCTTCACATAAATTTCGGGCAGTCTCTAGGTTACTAATAATGTTTGACTCAAAAAAAGTGTCATGCCCAGTAACGCTAATCAAATCATTTATTTCCTCATCAAATTCATACAATATCTCACACAACTGATTAAGCTTTTTAGGAGATACATATGGATCTCTCGAATTATATACCTCATTCTCTTCGAATCGACCTACATAAGTAAACAATCCTTCCTTCATGCTATCTGTAATAGACATCATATCTGATAATAGCTTTGATAGAATAATTTGCTTTTTATTAAATATATCACCGAAATACTGAATCCCTTCATCTTCAATTAAAGGTACCAAATTTTCAATAATCAGCTTTACCTTCTCGGGGTCACGAATAAGTGTACCTGTCTCTCTGTTATTCATGCTTTCATCCGAGAAATTCGCTGAACCAATGTAAGCTATATTATTTGTTAGTACTATTTTAGTATGATTATCAAAGTGATAAAAAGTGGCTACACCATCTATCTCATTTGAATTCAACCGTTTTGTATAATTCTTGATGCTATCTTTAGCTTTTTCACGTGCTGAATCACTATAGTAGGTATCATAATGATTTGG
Coding sequences within:
- a CDS encoding phospholipase D-like domain-containing protein, encoding MSLERIILVPGSIELVSSKDELNYQEVLDDFPNAEYIFVTTYNISAKRNHLLDLLKDSAEHAEVRIVTNIPNHYDTYYSDSAREKAKDSIKNYTKRLNSNEIDGVATFYHFDNHTKIVLTNNIAYIGSANFSDESMNNRETGTLIRDPEKVKLIIENLVPLIEDEGIQYFGDIFNKKQIILSKLLSDMMSITDSMKEGLFTYVGRFEENEVYNSRDPYVSPKKLNQLCEILYEFDEEINDLISVTGHDTFFESNIISNLETARNLCEEESPIYELAFFDHQDFACELISDELSYYDELDEATEIASQRAFDRHEELAEVAEPDVNELYNLIEVITDEIIRFVDELEKLHDQQQAIDNTKR
- a CDS encoding tyrosine-type recombinase/integrase, whose amino-acid sequence is MKGYFRKRGCKCEGKRCTCDATWSFTLDIGRDPLTGKRIQRQMGGFKTKKEAQAACAAMHTELAEGTYIAEKEMLFPTLVEEWLKLYETTVKISTVRVRKHEASRLLDYFQNHQVKSITRKAYQNALLDLYKRGFALNTIAGIHSTGRMLFSKAIELEVIKIDPTQYAKLPRHQKTVEEIEAEENKVKYLEKHELSKLLQTAREHGLTNDYVIFLTLAYSGLRVGELCALTWNSLSFIENTLSVTKTYYNPTNRATEYHLLTPKTSTSKRTIEIDPNVFKELEKLKARQNELKMLHRDVYYDQDFVFAKTEKDMGYPEFIKTIQNRLRRLLRIAGLNETLTPHSLRHTHTSLLAEAGVGIHEIMERLGHQDDEITKRVYLHVTKTMKKEASQKFSELMQNL